The proteins below are encoded in one region of Lactuca sativa cultivar Salinas chromosome 3, Lsat_Salinas_v11, whole genome shotgun sequence:
- the LOC111888355 gene encoding uncharacterized protein LOC111888355, giving the protein MRQMGFGDIWIQWIKGCLSSSRASVITNGSVTKEFPIMRGVRQGDLLSPFLFIIDMEGLNIAIKFASFGLKVNFNKSKVYGISVSNNDVASCAWMLVCDTASLPFNYLWMPFEANMSLKRNWRPIIERVQSKLSVCKEKTLSLGGRLSLVKSVLGSLPLFHFSLFKVPKSVVDYLEKLQRNFWWGGGDDKKKNVGWSGMLFLGRRREEASGWAHCCPLLRLLSSNGCGISKWIQMCCGKGSYVGCITVIGNRFSLG; this is encoded by the exons ATGAGGCAAATGGGTTTTGGTGATATTTGGATTCAGTGGATCAAGGGTTGTCTCTCATCTTCTAGAGCTTCGGTTATTACCAATGGGTCGGTAACTAAAGAATTTCCCATTATGAGAGGGGTTCGACAAGGTGATCTGCTTTCACCTTTTCTATTCATTATTGACATGGAAGGCTTAAACATAGCTATAAAGTTTGCCT CCTTCGGGTTAAAGGTTAACTTCAACAAGTCCAAAGTATATGGTATCAGTGTTTCCAACAATGATGTGGCTAGTTGTGCTTGGATGCTTGTTTGTGACACGGCTTCTCTCCCCTTTAACTACTTATGGATGCCGTTTGAGGCGAATATGTCTCTCAAACGCAATTGGCGGCCTATAATCGAGAGGGTTCAATCCAAACTTTCCGTTTGTAAAGAAAAAACTTTATCTCTTGGTGGTCGGTTGAGTCTTGTCAAATCGGTTCTTGGAAGTCTTCCTCTATTCCATTTTTCTTTGTTCAAAGTTCCTAAATCTGTAGTGGATTATCTCGAAAAGCTGCAGAGAAACTTTTGGTGGGGAGGAGGTGATGACAAGAAAAAAAATGTTGGCTGGAGTGGGATGTTGTTCTTAGGGCGAAGGAGAGAGGAGGCATCGGGGTGGGCTCATTGTTGTCCCTTACTTAGGCTCTTATCTTCAAATGGTTGTGGAATTTCAAAATGGATACAAATGTGTTGTGGAAAAGGGTCATATGTAGGGTGCATAACAGTTATTGGAAACCGATTTAGTCTTGGGTGA